A single window of Drosophila suzukii chromosome 3, CBGP_Dsuzu_IsoJpt1.0, whole genome shotgun sequence DNA harbors:
- the Ir100a gene encoding uncharacterized protein Ir100a, translating to MVLTLSKHFSNLSADLNPRILSIVSSTISVTGSVTPDMATTLQLIMLALVGGTLGQANNTDYKIVLSSILGQLEGGLELHLGNSGKGANDLVHFIMVQGMNSLQISLNQEEEPQTAETGRHKFYMFENVKEMQGILTSLVNTDGFYILALEKDTSEDDAILMDFMANVWLEYGHSRVYYVQSRSERLLLYNPFKQGYEVVQDPKTYGRIYKNLEGYPLRIYIFDSVYSSVIADDESNKVLAVNGADAKLARTVARQLNFTPEYVWPDDEYFGGRLADGSYSGGVGRAHRGEVDIIFAGFFIKDYLTTHIQFSAAVYMDELCLFVKKAQRIPQSILPLFAVHSDVWLCFLLVGLLGTLVWLLLRALNLGLGIERIPIGSRTTRISYFEAARRILIDTWVVWVRVNVGCFPPFHSERIFVASLCLVSVIFGALLESSLATVYIRPLYYRDPSTLKELDESGQPIYIKHPAFKDDLFYGHDSAVYRRLDAKMLLVAEGEERLIEMVSKRGGFAGVTRSASLELSDIRYVMTKKVHKIPECPKNYHIAYVLPRPSPYLEEVNRVVLRLVAAGIVGLWTAEAKERAKWSIQRFPDYLAEMDVGRWKVLTMSDFQLAFYALTIGCLLSAAVCLAEIFLRRKRIPIFLTRI from the coding sequence ATGGTTCTGACACTAAGCAAACACTTTTCCAACTTGTCAGCCGACCTAAACCCTCGTATCCTGTCTATTGTTAGCTCCACAATCTCAGTCACAGGTTCAGTAACTCCTGATATGGCGACTACTCTGCAGCTAATTATGCTGGCTCTAGTGGGAGGAACGCTTGGTCAAGCCAATAACACGGACTACAAGATAGTTCTGTCCTCGATTTTGGGCCAGCTTGAGGGCGGCCTTGAACTTCATCTAGGGAATTCCGGAAAGGGAGCCAATGATCTTGTACACTTTATAATGGTGCAAGGGATGAACTCTCTTCAAATAAGTTTGAATCAAGAGGAAGAACCACAAACAGCGGAAACTGGACGACATAAATTCTACATGTTTGAAAACGTAAAGGAAATGCAAGGTATCCTAACCAGTTTAGTCAATACAGATGGCTTTTACATATTGGCCTTGGAGAAGGATACCTCTGAGGATGATGCAATCTTAATGGACTTCATGGCTAATGTTTGGCTTGAGTATGGACACAGTCGGGTATACTATGTCCAGTCGAGGAGTGAACGACTACTCCTCTATAATCCGTTTAAGCAGGGTTACGAAGTGGTCCAAGATCCCAAAACTTATGGAAGGATCTACAAGAATCTAGAGGGATATCCTTTGAGGATATACATCTTTGATTCGGTTTACTCTAGTGTGATTGCGGATGACGAAAGCAACAAGGTACTGGCTGTAAATGGAGCGGATGCCAAATTAGCCAGAACAGTGGCAAGGCAATTGAACTTTACGCCCGAATATGTGTGGCCGGATGACGAGTACTTTGGAGGTCGTCTGGCGGATGGATCATATAGTGGCGGAGTGGGACGTGCTCACCGTGGCGAGGTGGACATAATCTTTGCGGGATTCTTCATCAAGGATTACCTCACCACCCACATCCAGTTCAGCGCAGCCGTGTACATGGACGAACTGTGCCTGTTTGTGAAGAAGGCTCAAAGGATTCCCCAGTCCATCCTTCCCCTTTTCGCTGTTCACTCGGACGTGTGGCTGTGCTTCCTCCTGGTGGGTCTCCTAGGAACCCTAGTCTGGCTTCTTCTGAGGGCTCTAAACCTGGGCTTAGGCATAGAACGCATACCGATTGGATCGCGTACTACAAGGATTAGTTATTTTGAAGCAGCTCGTCGTATCCTTATCGACACTTGGGTCGTTTGGGTTCGGGTGAATGTTGGATGCTTTCCCCCCTTCCACTCGGAACGCATCTTTGTGGCTTCTCTGTGCCTAGTGAGCGTGATTTTTGGAGCCCTGCTCGAGTCCAGTTTGGCCACAGTCTATATACGACCGCTCTactatcgagatccgagtacCCTAAAGGAACTGGATGAATCTGGCCAGCCCATTTATATCAAACATCCTGCCTTCAAGGACGACCTCTTCTACGGCCACGATTCGGCGGTCTACCGTCGGCTGGATGCCAAGATGTTGCTGGTGGCCGAGGGCGAGGAGCGCCTCATTGAGATGGTGTCCAAGAGGGGAGGCTTTGCGGGCGTCACTCGCTCCGCCAGCTTGGAGCTCAGCGACATACGCTACGTGATGACGAAGAAAGTGCACAAGATCCCCGAGTGCCCCAAGAACTATCACATCGCCTATGTCCTTCCACGCCCCTCGCCCTATTTGGAGGAGGTCAACCGGGTCGTGCTGCGCCTGGTGGCCGCAGGGATCGTGGGTCTGTGGACGGCCGAGGCGAAGGAGCGCGCCAAGTGGAGCATCCAGCGGTTCCCCGACTACTTGGCCGAAATGGACGTCGGTCGGTGGAAAGTGCTCACCATGTCTGACTTCCAGCTGGCCTTTTACGCCCTCACCATTGGATGTCTACTCTCGGCTGCTGTGTGTCTGGCGGAGATCTTCTTAAGGCGAAAGCGAATACCAATCTTTTTGACCCgaatttaa